In Corynebacterium nuruki S6-4, the following proteins share a genomic window:
- a CDS encoding MoaD/ThiS family protein, with protein sequence MVEIHYFAAARAARGVAEERLGDAQATGTLAALLDTLGARHTDETAGGMTLARVFDRCSFLVDGRTVTRADAATVDLGTVTRVDVLPPFAGG encoded by the coding sequence ATGGTTGAGATCCACTATTTCGCGGCCGCACGCGCGGCGCGCGGTGTAGCAGAAGAACGACTCGGGGATGCGCAGGCCACCGGCACACTCGCCGCACTGCTCGACACCCTCGGCGCACGCCACACCGACGAGACCGCCGGCGGTATGACCCTCGCCCGGGTCTTCGACCGGTGCAGCTTCCTCGTCGACGGCCGCACCGTCACCCGGGCGGACGCCGCCACCGTCGACCTCGGCACCGTCACCCGTGTCGATGTCCTCCCCCCGTTCGCAGGCGGTTAG
- a CDS encoding NTP transferase domain-containing protein, producing MTVPTNPTSPTSHAIIVAGGAGSRLHASAPARTPDKPLLTDFTGRRLIDTVLEACAAADCATRIVVGPPMDLPEDVLRTREDPPLAGPAAAVAAGVRMLETTGASDDDLVLLLAADLVNPGRAVTALAAGGPGIGVTGGRLQPLLSAVRLADLRNATAGDLTDQSVMRILKHLDLPELPLPGGTATDIDTWQDALTHGYGRPQ from the coding sequence ATGACTGTGCCGACCAACCCGACAAGCCCGACCAGCCACGCGATCATCGTCGCCGGAGGCGCCGGATCCCGGCTCCACGCCTCCGCCCCGGCCCGCACGCCCGACAAACCGCTGCTCACCGACTTCACCGGACGCCGCCTCATCGACACGGTCCTGGAGGCCTGCGCCGCTGCGGACTGCGCCACCCGGATCGTCGTCGGCCCGCCGATGGACCTGCCGGAGGATGTCCTGCGGACCCGGGAGGACCCGCCGCTCGCCGGCCCGGCCGCCGCTGTCGCAGCCGGGGTCCGGATGCTGGAGACCACCGGGGCGTCCGACGACGACCTGGTCCTGCTGCTCGCCGCCGACCTCGTCAACCCCGGCCGTGCGGTCACCGCACTGGCCGCCGGCGGCCCCGGGATCGGGGTGACCGGTGGTCGACTGCAGCCGCTGCTCTCCGCCGTGCGGCTGGCCGATCTGCGGAACGCCACCGCCGGCGACCTCACCGACCAGTCCGTCATGCGGATCCTCAAGCACCTCGACCTGCCGGAACTGCCGTTGCCCGGCGGCACCGCCACCGACATCGACACCTGGCAGGATGCCCTCACCCACGGCTACGGAAGGCCACAATGA
- a CDS encoding molybdopterin molybdotransferase MoeA — protein MSHEHHQPVAWDEARRRICAAASATVAEVRKHPAPGDVLAADVPAPMDVPHYTSSAMDGFAVRGDGPWRLLAAPFTGSQGRNVHRSGGSLADGEALPVLTGSLLPEGADSVIRSENAEVTGEELHAEHPAPGRDIRPSGQEWHLGDTLLTAPRRLSPRHVAMLGAAGVDEVTVARAPKVACAFTGNEVVASGVPGPGEVRDAFSVSFPALLTGWGAEVVAAEHLADDPVAVEDWLRRPAVLDADIVVMTGGSGRSGQDFARRFITRAALASGAGGEILADEVACQPGHPTLLVRRIISGRPQLIAGVPGNPFAAHVALHSFVQPAVATALGLDAPVLSGVLGAAVEPIRRDRVRLMPAVSGVAGVGSGTHEPADPEAALTVLPGRLSHMLSGYAAADALVIVPPEGLAAGDGVRYLPL, from the coding sequence ATGAGTCACGAGCACCACCAACCCGTCGCCTGGGACGAGGCGCGTCGCCGCATCTGCGCCGCTGCGTCCGCGACCGTGGCGGAGGTCCGGAAGCACCCGGCGCCCGGCGACGTGCTCGCCGCCGATGTGCCCGCGCCCATGGACGTCCCCCACTACACGTCGTCGGCCATGGACGGCTTCGCGGTGCGCGGTGACGGGCCGTGGCGGCTGCTCGCCGCACCGTTCACCGGGTCGCAGGGCCGCAACGTCCACCGCAGCGGCGGCTCCCTGGCCGACGGGGAGGCCCTGCCGGTCCTCACCGGATCACTGCTGCCCGAGGGGGCGGATTCCGTCATCCGCTCCGAGAACGCCGAGGTCACCGGCGAGGAACTGCATGCCGAGCATCCGGCGCCGGGGCGGGACATCCGCCCGTCCGGTCAGGAGTGGCACCTCGGCGACACCCTGCTGACCGCCCCGCGGCGGCTCTCCCCACGGCACGTCGCGATGCTGGGCGCGGCCGGCGTGGACGAGGTCACGGTCGCGCGGGCACCGAAGGTGGCGTGCGCGTTCACCGGCAACGAGGTCGTCGCCTCCGGGGTGCCCGGCCCCGGGGAGGTGCGGGACGCCTTCTCCGTCTCCTTTCCCGCACTGCTCACCGGCTGGGGTGCGGAGGTGGTGGCCGCCGAGCACCTGGCCGATGATCCGGTGGCCGTGGAGGACTGGCTGCGGCGGCCGGCGGTGCTGGACGCCGACATCGTGGTGATGACCGGCGGGTCGGGCCGCTCCGGTCAGGATTTCGCCCGCCGCTTCATCACCCGGGCCGCCCTGGCCAGTGGTGCCGGCGGCGAGATCCTCGCCGACGAGGTCGCCTGCCAGCCGGGGCACCCGACCCTGCTGGTCCGTCGCATCATTTCGGGACGCCCCCAGCTCATCGCGGGGGTTCCCGGTAACCCGTTCGCGGCCCATGTCGCGCTGCACTCGTTCGTCCAGCCTGCGGTGGCGACCGCTCTCGGGCTGGACGCCCCGGTGCTGTCCGGTGTGCTCGGCGCGGCTGTGGAGCCGATCCGCCGCGACCGGGTGCGCCTGATGCCTGCGGTGTCCGGGGTTGCGGGGGTCGGGTCGGGAACCCATGAGCCGGCGGATCCGGAGGCGGCACTGACGGTCCTGCCCGGCCGGCTGTCCCACATGCTCAGCGGCTACGCGGCAGCGGATGCACTGGTCATTGTCCCCCCGGAAGGTCTCGCGGCCGGCGACGGCGTCCGGTATCTCCCGCTGTAG
- a CDS encoding endonuclease domain-containing protein — protein MENTAGDSRWDWWRRAEREGRLHPGNGPEYTRRILPSRPPFLRKAAIAAGRTRHALERKFITVARGVLFRPLPEDTPQQVRGDETGGFPADIVTRARAQYLRHPDLVIDGWGALAFLGLLYWADSAPVVLLTDGSGAGSTDCGTAGDRSLKPVYRPWRKDRPRTTCTPDPVFPGLRCVTAPSATAEVLQSIIRRKHRPPVPDIPGLSDIEVRCVQLVDAVLQCTTATLAEIRDACRGVVGRRLLRRVLALVDDGAQTPRETLLRLIIRDALPAGFRWTSQVPVSWGSGRGMSTVLDLACEELKIAVYYDGADHHGSERKDRDIDQIQELRDRGWEVLRVDAELFRNRVKLHRLLDNMVVRALARHGEAA, from the coding sequence ATGGAGAACACAGCGGGGGACAGCAGGTGGGACTGGTGGCGTCGGGCCGAACGGGAGGGCAGACTTCACCCGGGCAACGGCCCCGAATACACCCGACGGATACTGCCGAGCAGGCCACCGTTCCTCCGGAAGGCAGCCATCGCCGCAGGTCGCACCAGACATGCCCTGGAGCGGAAATTCATCACGGTGGCCCGGGGCGTCCTGTTCCGGCCACTGCCGGAAGACACCCCACAGCAGGTCCGCGGCGACGAGACCGGCGGATTCCCCGCCGATATCGTCACCCGCGCGCGGGCCCAGTATCTCCGCCACCCCGACCTGGTCATCGACGGATGGGGAGCCCTGGCCTTCCTCGGGCTGCTGTACTGGGCCGACTCGGCACCGGTCGTCCTGCTCACCGACGGCAGCGGAGCCGGATCCACCGACTGCGGTACCGCCGGCGACCGGTCACTGAAACCGGTGTACCGGCCGTGGCGGAAGGACCGGCCACGGACAACCTGCACCCCGGACCCGGTGTTCCCCGGACTCCGGTGTGTCACCGCACCATCGGCGACGGCCGAGGTACTCCAGTCGATCATCCGGCGGAAACACCGGCCGCCGGTCCCCGACATCCCCGGGCTCTCCGACATCGAGGTCCGGTGTGTCCAGCTCGTCGACGCCGTCCTGCAGTGCACGACCGCGACACTCGCCGAGATCCGGGACGCCTGTCGTGGGGTGGTGGGGCGTCGGCTGCTGCGCCGGGTGCTGGCCCTGGTCGACGATGGTGCACAGACCCCGCGGGAGACACTGCTCCGGCTCATCATCCGGGACGCCCTGCCGGCCGGTTTCCGCTGGACATCACAGGTGCCCGTCTCCTGGGGGTCCGGGCGCGGGATGAGCACGGTCCTTGACCTGGCCTGTGAAGAGTTGAAGATCGCGGTCTACTACGACGGCGCCGACCACCACGGCAGCGAGCGCAAGGACCGGGACATCGACCAGATCCAGGAGCTCAGGGACCGCGGCTGGGAGGTGCTCCGGGTCGATGCGGAACTGTTCCGGAACCGGGTGAAGTTGCACCGGCTCCTCGACAATATGGTGGTCCGGGCGCTGGCGCGGCATGGCGAGGCTGCGTGA
- a CDS encoding formate/nitrite transporter family protein → MAEISETSAPAALDGGVNTATHGAILKKVALFGDDPLRYSVRAILAGVYLTLGTAFAAVAGNAVEGVAHGLGAVVFGMCFFIGLAMILQIGAELATGTMMYMVWGAVRGYLGWAKAIGIILWTVVLNLVGAIIVAIILGQSGKLGGLGADHLIATLSEGKLTKGPWGILLEGILANFLVNVAIVGGLIMKDYAGKFLFTQFVIGAFVVLGLEHLIANFSLFTLSYFCLGDGFADGPSVLDALTWGNVLKNWGMALLGNFIGGGLLIGGVYAWLNQGKSKGAQLYRD, encoded by the coding sequence ATGGCCGAGATATCAGAGACATCCGCACCCGCTGCGCTGGACGGCGGGGTGAACACCGCCACGCACGGGGCCATCCTCAAGAAGGTCGCCCTGTTCGGCGACGACCCGCTGCGCTACTCGGTCCGCGCGATCCTCGCCGGCGTGTACCTCACCCTCGGCACCGCCTTCGCCGCCGTCGCGGGCAACGCCGTCGAAGGGGTGGCCCATGGACTGGGCGCCGTGGTGTTCGGCATGTGCTTCTTCATCGGCCTGGCGATGATCCTCCAGATCGGTGCGGAGCTGGCCACCGGCACCATGATGTACATGGTCTGGGGTGCCGTCCGCGGCTACCTGGGCTGGGCGAAGGCCATCGGCATCATCCTGTGGACCGTGGTCCTCAACCTGGTCGGCGCGATCATCGTCGCGATCATCCTGGGGCAGTCCGGCAAGCTCGGCGGCCTCGGTGCCGACCACCTCATCGCCACGCTGTCGGAGGGCAAGCTGACCAAGGGGCCGTGGGGCATCCTGCTCGAGGGCATTCTCGCGAACTTCCTGGTCAACGTCGCCATCGTCGGTGGTCTGATCATGAAGGACTACGCCGGGAAGTTCCTGTTCACCCAGTTCGTCATCGGTGCCTTCGTCGTCCTCGGCCTGGAGCACCTCATCGCGAACTTCTCCCTGTTCACGCTGTCCTACTTCTGCCTCGGTGACGGTTTCGCCGACGGTCCCTCCGTGCTGGACGCCCTGACCTGGGGCAACGTGCTGAAGAACTGGGGTATGGCACTGCTCGGCAACTTCATCGGCGGCGGCCTGCTCATCGGCGGGGTCTACGCCTGGCTGAACCAGGGCAAGTCGAAGGGCGCGCAGCTCTACCGCGACTAG
- a CDS encoding HPP family protein, with protein sequence MIPAGFRRTQHRFAPWAVLVSGVAVTLVIGLLGLLTEVVGHPFLMTSFAASCVLEFVLPVAPVSQPVNVIGGHLAGAVCGLVALSLLPGSWWAFALATGVAVMAMTGLRILHPPAASLPLIIMQDAQDWWYLLTPILVGTVIIVVLGLVYRRLLGERLHR encoded by the coding sequence GTGATCCCCGCCGGCTTCCGGCGTACCCAGCACAGGTTCGCACCGTGGGCGGTGCTGGTCTCCGGGGTGGCGGTGACGCTGGTCATCGGGCTGCTCGGCCTGCTGACCGAGGTGGTCGGCCACCCGTTCCTCATGACCAGCTTCGCGGCGTCCTGCGTGCTGGAGTTCGTGCTGCCCGTCGCCCCGGTGTCCCAGCCGGTGAACGTCATCGGCGGGCACCTGGCCGGGGCGGTGTGCGGGCTGGTCGCCCTGTCGCTGCTGCCGGGGAGCTGGTGGGCGTTCGCACTGGCCACCGGGGTGGCGGTCATGGCGATGACGGGGCTGCGGATCCTGCATCCGCCGGCGGCGTCGCTGCCGTTGATCATCATGCAGGACGCCCAGGACTGGTGGTACCTGCTCACCCCGATCCTGGTGGGGACGGTCATCATCGTGGTGCTGGGGCTGGTGTACCGGCGGCTGCTGGGGGAGCGGCTGCACCGGTGA
- a CDS encoding LysR family transcriptional regulator, whose product MLLSQLTYFEALARERHFGRAAAACFVTTSTLSEAVRKLEKELGVQLVDRGRTSFHGLTPDGEIVLAYARRMLADERHLGEDLAAAHGSLAATLRFGTIPSGTGWAADILARLAAANPGVTVDLVTGLRSEEIAERIRSHDLDAGIIHPRAGRADAHGAGRAGLHLARLGTTRFVLAGRPGVLDRIDATATVGGVDDDRTGIAGKAGKAIEAGKAIKAVKAGQKAVTGEDLAGLPLALLAPGMRAREEFDHAMAAAGVTVTPSAVADSAEALLALAGTGQWAVIVPEASVTAPRAGSVADLEVRRLQDPTVAMEVALVRLDVDPVPALAAAVDRAAR is encoded by the coding sequence GTGCTCCTGTCCCAGTTGACCTACTTCGAGGCCCTCGCCCGCGAACGCCATTTCGGCCGCGCCGCCGCAGCCTGCTTCGTCACCACCTCGACCCTGTCCGAGGCGGTCCGGAAACTGGAGAAGGAACTCGGCGTGCAGCTCGTCGACCGCGGGCGGACCTCCTTCCACGGACTGACGCCCGACGGGGAGATCGTGCTCGCCTACGCCCGCCGGATGCTCGCCGATGAACGGCACCTCGGTGAGGATCTCGCCGCCGCCCACGGTTCACTCGCCGCCACGCTGCGCTTCGGGACCATCCCGTCGGGGACCGGCTGGGCCGCCGACATCCTCGCCCGCCTCGCCGCCGCGAACCCGGGGGTGACCGTCGATCTGGTCACCGGACTGCGCAGTGAGGAGATCGCCGAGCGGATCCGCTCCCACGATCTCGACGCGGGGATCATCCACCCGCGTGCCGGCCGGGCGGACGCCCACGGTGCCGGCCGTGCGGGACTCCACCTCGCCCGTCTCGGCACCACCCGGTTCGTGCTCGCCGGACGCCCCGGGGTACTCGACAGGATCGACGCGACCGCGACGGTCGGAGGGGTCGACGACGACAGGACCGGGATTGCCGGGAAGGCAGGGAAGGCGATCGAGGCAGGGAAGGCGATCAAGGCCGTGAAGGCCGGGCAGAAGGCCGTGACCGGGGAGGACCTCGCCGGGCTGCCGCTGGCACTGCTCGCCCCGGGGATGCGTGCCCGTGAGGAGTTCGACCACGCCATGGCGGCCGCCGGTGTGACGGTCACCCCCTCGGCGGTGGCTGATTCCGCGGAGGCGCTGCTCGCCCTGGCGGGTACCGGCCAGTGGGCCGTCATCGTCCCGGAGGCCTCGGTCACTGCACCGCGGGCCGGCAGTGTCGCAGACCTCGAGGTCCGCCGGCTGCAGGATCCGACGGTGGCGATGGAGGTCGCCCTCGTCCGGCTCGACGTCGACCCGGTGCCCGCCCTCGCCGCGGCGGTGGACCGGGCGGCCCGGTGA
- a CDS encoding molybdopterin molybdotransferase MoeA has product MTRTPEDHLAAVRDLVGTREITDLAPAAAVGHTLARAVVAVEDSPRFDNSQMDGYALGERHLAGGSFPVGPTVAAGHDPDTLLPGGIADAVVPVMTGARLPAGTAAVVKVETCTPPDFAAAETAGRVTVPAAPAGQFVRPQGSDIAAGSELLPAGHVVNPRTVGVAAAQGITGLPVRRPARVLLCTGGDEISEADGAGSAPNSATIRDANGPLLAALCARHGITVAGHVRTSDDPAVFRALLHGAVTTHRPDAVITSGGISHGRFEVVRQVLGDASGTGGTGGTAWFGHVAQQPGGPQGCAVFAGVPVVCLPGNPVSTAVSFRLFVAPALGEAPAPVTAVVDRDLTGLPAKDQFLRAVLSVDDTGRLTASPVGGAGSHLLAQSVTASALLRVPAGAELSAGQTATVYPL; this is encoded by the coding sequence ATGACACGCACCCCTGAGGACCATCTCGCCGCGGTCCGCGACCTCGTCGGAACCCGGGAGATCACCGACCTGGCCCCCGCGGCGGCGGTGGGGCACACCCTCGCCCGCGCGGTCGTGGCCGTGGAGGACTCGCCCCGCTTCGACAACTCGCAGATGGACGGCTACGCGCTGGGGGAGCGGCACCTCGCCGGAGGCAGTTTCCCGGTCGGCCCGACCGTCGCCGCCGGCCATGACCCGGACACGCTGCTGCCCGGGGGGATCGCCGACGCGGTCGTGCCGGTGATGACCGGGGCGCGGCTGCCCGCCGGCACTGCCGCTGTCGTCAAGGTGGAGACCTGCACTCCGCCGGACTTCGCCGCGGCGGAGACGGCAGGTCGGGTGACGGTGCCCGCCGCGCCCGCCGGACAGTTCGTCCGCCCGCAGGGCTCCGACATCGCGGCCGGGTCGGAGCTGCTGCCCGCCGGGCATGTCGTCAACCCCCGCACCGTGGGCGTCGCCGCGGCGCAGGGGATCACGGGACTGCCGGTGCGACGGCCCGCGCGGGTGCTGCTGTGCACCGGCGGCGACGAGATCAGTGAGGCCGACGGTGCCGGTTCTGCCCCGAACTCCGCCACGATCAGGGACGCCAACGGACCGCTGCTCGCCGCCCTGTGCGCCCGCCACGGCATCACCGTCGCCGGCCACGTCCGCACCTCCGACGATCCGGCGGTGTTCCGCGCCCTGCTGCACGGGGCGGTCACCACCCACCGGCCGGACGCCGTGATCACCAGCGGCGGCATCAGCCACGGCCGCTTCGAGGTCGTCCGCCAGGTGCTCGGGGACGCGAGCGGCACAGGCGGCACAGGCGGCACAGCCTGGTTCGGCCATGTCGCCCAGCAGCCCGGCGGCCCGCAGGGCTGCGCGGTCTTCGCCGGCGTCCCGGTGGTGTGCCTGCCCGGCAACCCGGTCTCCACCGCCGTGAGCTTCCGCCTGTTCGTCGCCCCGGCACTGGGGGAGGCTCCGGCGCCGGTGACCGCGGTGGTCGACCGGGATCTCACCGGGCTGCCCGCCAAGGACCAGTTCCTCCGGGCGGTCCTGTCGGTGGATGACACCGGACGGCTCACCGCCTCCCCGGTCGGCGGGGCGGGGTCGCATCTGCTGGCACAGTCGGTGACGGCGTCCGCCCTGCTGCGGGTGCCCGCCGGCGCGGAACTGTCCGCCGGGCAGACCGCGACCGTCTACCCGCTGTGA